Proteins encoded in a region of the Procambarus clarkii isolate CNS0578487 chromosome 42, FALCON_Pclarkii_2.0, whole genome shotgun sequence genome:
- the LOC123770388 gene encoding uncharacterized protein — protein sequence MAKYGKYGSEGVGGGELPVLIPSCSVKGNWTHPDGSNHLQVTPVPAINTAVKTAFHVKQFRNGLYRKGRGKTWDPRTLTVVMRGWKTPEASHQTPEASHQTPEASHQTPEASHQTPRRARGANTPHEPHRLWPWHSTNDPSTANCRPEKDSANGPERNDSANGPERNDSANGPERNDSANGPERNDSANGPERNDSANGPERNDSANGPERNDSANGPERNDSANGPERNDSANGPERNDSANGPERNDSANGPERNDSANGPERNDSANGPERNDSANGPERNDNGPERNDSANGPERNDSANGPERNDNGPERNDSANGPERNDNGPERNDSANGPERNDSANGPERNDNGPERNDSANGPERNDSANGPERNDSANGPERNGRANGPERNDNGPERNDRANGPERNDSANGPERNDNGPERNDNGPERNDNGPERNDRANGPERNDNGPERNDRANGPERNDRANGPERNDNGPERNDNGPERNDNGPERNDNGPERNDRANGPERNDSANGKERNDRANGPERNDSANGPERNDIANGPERNDRANGPERNDRANGPERNDSANGPERNDSANGPERNDRANGPERNDSANGPERNDNGPERNDSANGPERNDRANGPERNDSANGPERNDSDNGPERNDNGPERNDSANGPERNDNGPERNDSANGPERNDNGPERNDRANGPERNDSANGPERNDSANGPERNDSANGPERNDRANGPERNDSANGPERNDSDNGPERNDRANGPERNDSANGPERNDRANGPERNDSANGPERNDSANGPEKDSANGPERNDSANGPEKDSANGPEKDSANGPEKNGSANGPEKDSANGPEKNGSVNGSEKNGSANGPEKDSANGSEKNGSANGPEKDSANGSEKNGSANGPERNDSANGPVRSDSANGPIRSDSTNSPVRSNYANIPDRNVIGPIWDVSKNGRGRSVSAHGPVWSASANGPGQSDSAKGRVGSDSDSWPIPNVSATGPGRSASATDPGRSASATDPGRSASATDPGRSASATDPGRSATATGRGRSASATGRGRSASATGRGRTVSANGRRHSFGGSNRRTERDHGPARSESRDLGGRR from the exons ATGGCCAAGTATGGCAAGTATGGCAGCGAGGGGGTAGGCGGGGGAGAGCTGCCGGTACTCATACCCAGCTGCTCCGTGAAAGGCAACTGGACGCACCCGGACGGCAGCAACCACCTGCAGGTCACCCCAGTTCCCGCCATAAACACAGCTGTCAAAACGGCTTTCCACGTGAAGCAGTTCCGAAACGGCTTGTACCGCAAGGGACGGGGGAAGACCTGGGACCCCAGGACGCTGacggtggtgatgcgagggtggaaGACCCCAGAAGCGTCCCATCAGACCCCAGAAGCGTCCCATCAGACCCCAGAAGCATCCCATCAGACCCCAGAAGCGTCCCATCAGACCCCACGACGTGCCAGAGGGGCCAACACGCCCCACG AACCACACCGCCTCTGGCCATGGCACTCCACTAACGACCCGTCAACAGCCAACTGCAGGCCAGAGAAGGACAGTGCCAATGGGCCTGAGAGGAACGACAGTGCCAATGGGCCAGAGAGGAACGACAGTGCCAACGGGCCAGAGAGGAACGACAGTGCCAACGGACCAGAGAGGAACGACAGTGCCAACGGACCAGAGAGGAACGACAGTGCCAACGGACCAGAGAGGAACGACAGTGCCAACGGACCAGAGAGGAACGACAGTGCCAACGGACCAGAGAGGAACGACAGTGCCAACGGACCAGAGAGGAACGACAGTGCCAACGGACCAGAGAGGAACGACAGTGCCAACGGACCAGAGAGGAACGACAGTGCCAACGGACCAGAGAGGAACGACAGTGCCAACGGACCAGAGAGGAACGACAGTGCCAACGGACCAGAGAGGAACGACAGTGCCAACGGACCAGAGAGGAACGACAACGGACCAGAGAGGAACGACAGTGCCAACGGACCAGAGAGGAACGACAGTGCCAACGGACCAGAGAGGAACGACAACGGACCAGAGAGGAACGACAGTGCCAACGGACCAGAGAGGAACGACAACGGACCAGAGAGGAACGACAGTGCCAACGGACCAGAGAGGAACGACAGTGCCAACGGACCAGAGAGGAACGACAACGGACCAGAGAGGAACGACAGTGCCAACGGACCAGAGAGGAACGACAGTGCCAACGGACCAGAGAGGAATGACAGTGCCAACGGACCAGAGAGGAACGGCAGAGCCAACGGACCAGAGAGGAACGACAACGGACCAGAGAGGAACGACAGAGCCAACGGACCAGAGAGGAACGACAGTGCCAACGGACCAGAGAGGAACGACAACGGACCAGAGAGGAACGACAACGGACCAGAGAGGAACGACAACGGACCAGAGAGGAACGACAGAGCCAACGGACCAGAGAGGAACGACAACGGACCAGAGAGGAACGACAGAGCCAACGGACCAGAGAGGAACGACAGAGCCAACGGACCAGAGAGGAACGACAACGGACCAGAGAGGAACGACAACGGACCAGAGAGGAACGACAACGGACCAGAGAGGAACGACAACGGACCAGAGAGGAACGACAGAGCCAACGGGCCAGAGAGGAACGACAGTGCCAACGGGAAAGAGAGGAACGACAGAGCCAACGGACCAGAGAGGAACGACAGTGCCAACGGACCAGAGAGGAACGACATTGCCAACGGACCAGAGAGGAACGACAGAGCCAACGGACCAGAGAGGAACGACAGAGCCAACGGACCAGAGAGGAACGACAGTGCCAACGGACCAGAGAGGAACGACAGTGCCAACGGACCAGAGAGGAACGACAGAGCCAACGGACCAGAGAGGAACGACAGTGCCAACGGACCAGAGAGGAACGACAACGGACCAGAGAGGAACGACAGTGCCAACGGACCAGAGAGGAACGACAGAGCCAACGGACCAGAGAGGAACGACAGTGCCAACGGACCAGAGAGGAACGACAGTGACAACGGACCAGAGAGGAACGACAACGGACCAGAGAGGAACGACAGTGCCAACGGGCCAGAGAGGAACGACAACGGACCAGAGAGGAACGACAGTGCCAACGGGCCAGAGAGGAACGACAACGGACCAGAGAGGAACGACAGAGCCAACGGACCAGAGAGGAACGACAGTGCCAACGGACCAGAGAGGAACGACAGTGCCAACGGACCAGAGAGGAACGACAGTGCCAACGGACCAGAGAGGAACGACAGAGCCAACGGACCAGAGAGGAACGACAGTGCCAACGGACCAGAGAGGAACGACAGTGACAACGGACCAGAGAGGAACGACAGAGCCAACGGACCAGAGAGGAACGACAGTGCCAACGGACCAGAGAGGAACGACAGAGCCAACGGACCAGAGAGGAACGACAGTGCCAACGGACCAGAGAGGAACGACAGTGCCAACGGACCAGAGAAGGACAGTGCCAACGGGCCAGAGAGGAACGACAGTGCCAACGGACCAGAGAAGGACAGTGCCAACGGGCCAGAGAAGGACAGTGCCAACGGGCCAGAGAAGAACGGCAGTGCCAACGGGCCAGAGAAGGACAGTGCCAATGGGCCAGAGAAGAACGGCAGTGTCAACGGGTCAGAGAAGAACGGCAGTGCCAATGGTCCAGAGAAGGACAGTGCCAACGGGTCAGAGAAGAACGGCAGTGCCAATGGTCCAGAGAAGGACAGTGCCAACGGTTCAGAGAAGAACGGCAGTGCCAACGGGCCAGAGAGGAACGACAGTGCCAACGGACCAGTCCGGAGCGACAGTGCCAACGGACCAATCCGGAGCGACAGTACCAATAGTCCAGTGCGGAGCAACTATGCCAACATCCCTGACCGGAACGTCATCGGACCAATTTGGGACGTCAGTAAAAATGGCCGAGGCCGGAGCGTCAGTGCCCACGGACCAGTTTGGAGTGCCAGTGCCAATGGCCCAGGCCAGAGCGACAGCGCCAAGGGGCGAGTTGGAAGTGACAGTGACAGCTGGCCAATTCCGAACGTCAGTGCCACCGGCCCAGGCCGGAGCGCCAGTGCCACCGACCCAGGCCGGAGCGCCAGTGCCACCGACCCAGGCCGGAGCGCCAGTGCCACCGACCCAGGCCGGAGCGCCAGTGCCACCGACCCAGGCCGGAGCGCCACTGCCACCGGCCGAGGCCGGAGCGCCAGTGCCACCGGCCGAGGCCGGAGCGCCAGTGCCACCGGCCGAGGCCGGACCGTCAGTGCCAACGGCCGACGCCACAGTTTCGGAGGATCAAATCGGAGGACAGAAAGAGACCACGGCCCAGCCCGGAGCGAAAGTCGAGACCTCGGAGGACGTCGATAA